A segment of the Phaeobacter sp. G2 genome:
GCTGGTGCTGCTGGTCGTCGATGGTGTCGAGCCACCACTACCTGCAGCGGCAACACCTGCTGCTGCAGCGACGGCACCCAAGGCCGGCGCAACAAGCGGAACAAAACCAGTAACCCCGGCAGCCGCAGCGGCTCCCGCAGCTCCGGCGCCTGCACCCGCTCCGGCGCCTGCACCCGCTCCGGCGCCTGCACCCGCTCCGGTGCCCGCACCCGTCCCGGTGCCCGCACCCGCCCCGGTGCCTGGTACTGTGACCTGCGCTGAAAGCGAGGTTCCCATGAGAGCAAGGGTCAAAATGGTAATTCTGATCATTAGAAATACTCCTAAACACATTCTCGCATAGTGTAGCATATTCGGTTGATGCTGAGAATGTTGGATTCTGCCACAGACTGTGAATTAAGCCCACGAAGAGAAGTATTTTGAGGCGCGATTATTTTACATCAGGGCTACTGTTGCCTGTCTTTACGCCATTTGAGAAAAAGGGCCTACGGATGAGGCAATTATTGTGAATTTGGCACGCAATACAAACAGAATCACATGATGCAAAAACAACCCATACAGGCGCGAACTTTCAACAATCCGGGCGACACGGGGTGGTCGTTCATCTAGTAAAAACGTGAGTTAACAAAATAGATTAAATCCAGTGAAGCTTTTTACCGCCAAACGCTTAGTGAGCCTATGCCTCTCTGTGTCTGCAGTTAGCTTGTCGACAGCAACGGCTCAGACGGTTTCAAACTATGGAACACCTGGCCTTCTGGAGATCCCGAGTGCCGAGATGTTCGAGGATGGCACCCTCGCGTTTACTGGTGGCATGCTGGACGGTACCCTGCGCACAACCATGACCTTTCAGATGCTGCCCTGGGTGCACGGAAGTTTTCGCTATGCGGTGATTGAAGGCTTTGATGGTGCAATTGGTAATCGGTATGACCGTAGCTTTGACATCCATTTTCAGCTTCGTGAAGAAAGCAGTCGCGCGCCGGCCGTTGCCCTGGGCCTCAGGGATTTTGGCGGGACCGGGATTTATGCGTCAGAATACTTAGTCGCGACTAAAACCATCCAGGAGCGCTTTAAACTCACAGCTGGGATTGGCTGGGGCAGGATCGCAGGGCGCGGCAGCTTCAGCAATCCTCTAGGGCATTTCTTCGAAAGATTTAATACAAGACCAGGCTCTGGTGCCGGTGGTATTGGAGCTACTGGACAGTTAGATTTTGGGAACTGGTTCCGCGGAGATGCTGCACTGTTTGGTGGTGTTAGCTGGCGTTACAGTGATCGCCTCACTTTTATGGCTGAATACTCTCCTGATCTATACCCAAGAGAAACTCAAAATATCGGATTTGAGGCGCGATCGCCTCTGAACGTTGGCGTCCAGTATAGATTCAAAAACGGTGCGCAGCTCACTGGATCTTATCTTTATGGGTCCACCCTTGGTTTCAGCTACACCTACTTTATAGACCCCAAAAAGAGCGTAGCCCCGGGCGGCCAAGGCGCTTCGCCGCCTCCTCTGTTACCAGTTGACCGAGTGGCCCTAGCGAGTTGGAATCTTGACGATGACACTGGTAGACCAGCGCAAAAACAGGCGGTTTTGCGGCAACAGCTGAACGAGCAGGGGCTGCGGCTGGTTTCTTTGGAGCGACATGGCGAAACCGTCAGTATCGGCGTGGAAAATGGCACCTATGGCCAGGCGGCGCAGGCGGTTGGGCGCGCAGCGCGTGTTCTGGCCAACACCCAGGAGCCAGAGGTCGAAGCCTTCGATATCGCGATAGTCAGCAATGGGGTGCCTCTCAGCTCGGTGCGCATTAACCGTGCCGATCTTTATGAGTTGGAGTACGATCCAGACGGGGCTTGGCGCAGCTTTGCCCGTGCGGAGGTTTCCAATGCGGTGCCGCTTTTTGAAGGCCATCTGACCGAGGGCGCTTTTCCTGATTTCAAGTATCGTATCGGCCCCTATTTTCAGGCGTCTTTCTTTGATCCTGACTCGCCGTTGCGGTATGAAATTGGCGCGACACTGGGCGCGGACTATACCCTGCGCCCAGGCCTTAGCTTTTCCGGTTCGGTCCGTATGCCTTTGGCTGGCAACCTGGACACTGTAACGCGAGTGTCTAATTCTGTTTTGCCTAAGGTCCGGTCGAATTGGGCGCGCTACGCAAAAGAATCCGACCTACGGCTAGAACACCTGACCGCAGAACATATCTGGCAGCCGGGTCGCGATCTTTATGCCCGCGCTACCTTTGGCTATCTTGAAACCATGTATGGTGGGCTTTCTGCTGAGCTGCTCTGGTTCCCGATCAACAGCCGTCTGGCGGTAGGGGGGGAATTGAACTACGTCAAACAGCGCGATTTTGATGTACTCTTTGGGTTCCAGGACTATTCAGTCACGACTGGTCACATCTCGGCTTACTACGACTTGCCCGGCGACTACCATGCGCAGGTGGATGTGGGCCGATATCTCGCTGGTGATTACGGGGCGACCCTCTCTGTGGATCGAGAGTTCAACAATGGTTTTAAGGTTGGTGCGTTTTTCACTCTGACCGATGTTGGCTTTAGCGATTTTGGAGAGGGCTCCTTTGACAAAGGCATTCGGCTTGAAATTCCCGTTTCCTGGCTCACAGGGCGGCCTACCCGCAACAAGCTGGGGCAGGTGATCCGGCCGGTTCTGCGCGACGGGGGGGCGCGGCTTAATGTGCGTAACCGCCTTTATGGCTTTACCCGCGACGCGCGCAGCCAGCAGTTGGCCAAAGGCTGGGGGCGGTTCCTGCGATGATCCGGCGTCTTTTCCCCTTTGTCTTGCTTAGCCTGCTGGTTGCCTGCGGTGATGCAAAGGACGACTTTGATCTGTTGCGCGGCTCTCTGAACCGCGATGCGCCGCGGTTTCATCCGCGCGCCAATGCACTGGCCTCGGTGCGCCCGATCCCACCCCGCCTGGAGGTGGGCTTTCCCAGCCGTGATCTCTCTGGGGTTATGCTGCTGGAAACCCAGCGCGCCGGCACGCAAACGTGGCTAACGGCGGATGGGGCCACCATCACGCTGAAGGGCGGTATGCTGACGTCGGCCAAAGGCTTTGGCTCTGGCCTTGCAGGCTCTGATATCCGCCAGAGCCTGGCACTGGTGCAGGCGGGGCAAGCCGGAACCGCCGAGCGGTTCCACAGTTTTCTGAATGGCAATGACGAGATCGAGCTGCATGCCTACCGGTGCGAAATCACCCCGCAGGGCCGCGCGGAGATTTTTGTCCAAGGTTTGGCGATTTCGGCCCTGAAGATGGAAGAGGACTGTTTTGGAGCCGATCAGGTTTTCAGCAACACCTATTGGCTGCGCCCCAATAGCCCTGAGATTATCCAGTCTTCGCAGTGGACTGGTGACTTTCTCGGCAACCTCTTTATGAAGAGGGTACCAGAGTGAATTTGAGATTTTTAGTGATTGGAGACAGCATCGTGCGCCCATTTACCCTTGCTTGTAGCGCCCTTGCCATAGCCGGGATCTTGGCGGGATGTTCTACAATCTATCGCAGCCCTTCTGTCAAAGCCGGTGTGTCTGACACCGGAAAGGTCCGTGTAGTGGCAATGACGCCAGAAACGGTTCTGGTGGCTAACCGCGCGTCATATCAGCCTAAAACGTTGCCTGTGGTCTTTGGTTTGTCGGCTGGATCCGGTGCCGGCGCGTCCCCGCGCGGAATTGGTACACTACCTGCGGCCCCCTCGACCCAAGATGGCGTGCGCAATGCGCTGCGTCTGGATCCGCCCCCTCCTGTCACCAATGGTCCCTATACCATCGGCGTGGGCGATGTTGTCGTGCTCTCGACACCCTCTACTCAGGGTACAGTCGGTGAGCTTTCTGGGCTTTTGGCAGCGCAGAACAGTCGCAATGGCTATACGGTTCAGGATGATGGCTCGATCAACATCCCGGATGTGGGCCGCGTACGTCTTGCCGGTCTCACGGTGGACGAGGGCGAAGCGCTCTTGTTCCAGCGCCTGGTAGAAAATCAGCTGGATCCGACATTCAGCCTTGAAGTGTCAGAATTTAACTCCCGCCGCGTCTCGGTCGGCGGCGCCGTGGGGCAGCCAGGTGTCATGCCGATCACACTTACGCCGCTAACTTTGGGCGAAGCCCTCTCCAGCGCGGGCTCTGTCTCTGTTGGGGATATCGATGTGAGCTCTGTGCGCATCTACCGCGACGGAGAGATGTACCAAATTCCGCTGGAGGATCTCTATTCCCGCTCTGACTTGCAAAACCTGCATTTGCTCGCTGGAGATTCAGTTTTTGTCGATACCGATTACGATCTCAGCCGTGCTGAACGGTATTTCTCCCAGCAGATTCAACGGGCGCAGACAACTGTTTCTGGACGTGAAATCGCACTGGATGAGTTGACCGCTGCCGTTAGTCTACGCCGTGCTGAATTGAATGAACGGCGCGAAAACTTCACCCAAACTATCGAACTCGATGCCGTTGATCGCGACTATGTCTATCTGAGCGGCGAAGTCCGCAACCAGGGCCGGTATACGCTGCCCTTCAATCGGAAGGCCGTATTGGCGGATGCGCTGTTTGATACAGGCGGCGGAATTGCAAAGGAAACAGGGGATGCGTCCGAGGTATATGTACTGCGGGCCTCGGATGATGTGCGCGAGTTTGGTGCTGTGACTGCTTGGCACTTGGATGTGCGTAATGTCGCGAACCTGGCCATGGCCTCCAAGTTTGAGCTGCGCCCCGATGACATTGTGTTTATTGCTGAAAACCCTGTGACGCGCTGGGGTCGTACGATCGATCAGATTACACCGTCACTGATCACTGCACCCATCAATGCGCTTGGGGATTGACTTGGCCTCTTGTGCCCTCCCTTTGAAGTCGTCCGCTTCTATCGTCTAAGAGCGTATCCTGACATCGTTGCACTCGCTCGATTATGGGTGGAACCATAAACGCGTGTATCGGATCTATTGCGATCTGGAGCTGAAATTGCGGATAAAGCCGAAGAAACGCCTTAAACGTGAGAAGCCTGAACCGTTGACAGTGCCTGAGAAGCCAAATGAGACTTGGTCCATGGACTTCATGGCAGATCAACTTGCAGACGGTCGGTCGGTCCGGACGTTGAACGTGCTGGACGATTTCAACCACGAGGGTCTGGCCATTGAGGTGGATTTCTCACTTCCTGCTGAACGTGTCGTCCGCAGCCTGAACCAAATCATCGAATGGCATGGCAAACCGCAGGTAATACGGGTCGATAATGGGCCCGAATATGTCAGTGGAAAGCTGATGGAATGGGCTGAGAAACGGAACGTTCGACTGGAATACATCCAGCCCGGAAAGCCCCAGCAAAACGCCTATATCGAGCGCTACAACCGCACCCTTCGCGACGAGTGGCTCGGGCAATGCATCTTTGAAACCATCGAGGAGGCACAAGACCAGGCAACTGAATGTCTCTGGACTTACAACA
Coding sequences within it:
- a CDS encoding polysaccharide biosynthesis/export family protein; this encodes MRPFTLACSALAIAGILAGCSTIYRSPSVKAGVSDTGKVRVVAMTPETVLVANRASYQPKTLPVVFGLSAGSGAGASPRGIGTLPAAPSTQDGVRNALRLDPPPPVTNGPYTIGVGDVVVLSTPSTQGTVGELSGLLAAQNSRNGYTVQDDGSINIPDVGRVRLAGLTVDEGEALLFQRLVENQLDPTFSLEVSEFNSRRVSVGGAVGQPGVMPITLTPLTLGEALSSAGSVSVGDIDVSSVRIYRDGEMYQIPLEDLYSRSDLQNLHLLAGDSVFVDTDYDLSRAERYFSQQIQRAQTTVSGREIALDELTAAVSLRRAELNERRENFTQTIELDAVDRDYVYLSGEVRNQGRYTLPFNRKAVLADALFDTGGGIAKETGDASEVYVLRASDDVREFGAVTAWHLDVRNVANLAMASKFELRPDDIVFIAENPVTRWGRTIDQITPSLITAPINALGD
- a CDS encoding YjbH domain-containing protein, with product MSLCLSVSAVSLSTATAQTVSNYGTPGLLEIPSAEMFEDGTLAFTGGMLDGTLRTTMTFQMLPWVHGSFRYAVIEGFDGAIGNRYDRSFDIHFQLREESSRAPAVALGLRDFGGTGIYASEYLVATKTIQERFKLTAGIGWGRIAGRGSFSNPLGHFFERFNTRPGSGAGGIGATGQLDFGNWFRGDAALFGGVSWRYSDRLTFMAEYSPDLYPRETQNIGFEARSPLNVGVQYRFKNGAQLTGSYLYGSTLGFSYTYFIDPKKSVAPGGQGASPPPLLPVDRVALASWNLDDDTGRPAQKQAVLRQQLNEQGLRLVSLERHGETVSIGVENGTYGQAAQAVGRAARVLANTQEPEVEAFDIAIVSNGVPLSSVRINRADLYELEYDPDGAWRSFARAEVSNAVPLFEGHLTEGAFPDFKYRIGPYFQASFFDPDSPLRYEIGATLGADYTLRPGLSFSGSVRMPLAGNLDTVTRVSNSVLPKVRSNWARYAKESDLRLEHLTAEHIWQPGRDLYARATFGYLETMYGGLSAELLWFPINSRLAVGGELNYVKQRDFDVLFGFQDYSVTTGHISAYYDLPGDYHAQVDVGRYLAGDYGATLSVDREFNNGFKVGAFFTLTDVGFSDFGEGSFDKGIRLEIPVSWLTGRPTRNKLGQVIRPVLRDGGARLNVRNRLYGFTRDARSQQLAKGWGRFLR
- a CDS encoding IS3 family transposase, with translation MLTSLHSLDYGWNHKRVYRIYCDLELKLRIKPKKRLKREKPEPLTVPEKPNETWSMDFMADQLADGRSVRTLNVLDDFNHEGLAIEVDFSLPAERVVRSLNQIIEWHGKPQVIRVDNGPEYVSGKLMEWAEKRNVRLEYIQPGKPQQNAYIERYNRTLRDEWLGQCIFETIEEAQDQATECLWTYNNERPNMGISGMTPVMKLKMAA
- a CDS encoding YjbF family lipoprotein; translation: MIRRLFPFVLLSLLVACGDAKDDFDLLRGSLNRDAPRFHPRANALASVRPIPPRLEVGFPSRDLSGVMLLETQRAGTQTWLTADGATITLKGGMLTSAKGFGSGLAGSDIRQSLALVQAGQAGTAERFHSFLNGNDEIELHAYRCEITPQGRAEIFVQGLAISALKMEEDCFGADQVFSNTYWLRPNSPEIIQSSQWTGDFLGNLFMKRVPE